TCGTCTTTGTCGGCATGGCCATGGCCTGTGAGCGCTTGCTTGATCTGCATCGGAGGGAATTCGACCACCGGTAGTCCAAACCGGCTCAGGGTCATGATCACGACCCCACGGGCCTGTACCACCGCGATGGTGTTGCTCGAGCGATAAAAAAAGAATTTCTCGACCGCCGCAAGTTCCGGCCGCCACACCCGGATGAGCTGACGGAGATCCCTGGCGATCTCCACCATGCGTTCACCTTCCGTTCGACCGGGATCCGTGCGGATGATCCCGCAGTCGAGCATGGTCTGCTCACCCCCACTGGTGTCGATGACCCCGTAGCCCACGCGGGCGAGCCCGGGGTCGATGCCGAGGATGCGCACAGGCGTGGCCTCCCGTGCTTAAGCGGCCAAAGCCAGCTCGAACTCAGCCCGATCACTACTTTCGCTGCGTTCAAACACC
This region of Synechococcus sp. NOUM97013 genomic DNA includes:
- the ruvC gene encoding crossover junction endodeoxyribonuclease RuvC is translated as MRILGIDPGLARVGYGVIDTSGGEQTMLDCGIIRTDPGRTEGERMVEIARDLRQLIRVWRPELAAVEKFFFYRSSNTIAVVQARGVVIMTLSRFGLPVVEFPPMQIKQALTGHGHADKDEVLEAVMRELTLESPPRPDDAADALAVALTGWFQR